Part of the candidate division KSB1 bacterium genome is shown below.
GGCGCAGAGAAAGCAACTTGCTGGCTGCACCCCGCGCCTTGAAGGAGCCGGTTATCTGCATGTTCTCCAGCTTGAGGAAGACATTGCAGCCGAGCATATCGCTGAGCCACGCGGAATACTCCAGGGGCGTTACCCGCACTAAGGGCCGAATTCTCCGCGCGGCCATCCCCACCAGCTGACGCAGGCCCCTGGCGTCGATTTGATCACCGAGCTTATACATAAAGCTTGACCTTGGGCCTGGGGCGAAGGCCTGTTACCTGCACGCGTCCCTGGCGATATGTGACCGTGGCCTGCTTCTCGCCGTCGTCGTACTCCAGGCGACCGTCCGCTCCGCCATAGACCTCGAGTAACACTACCGGACCCACCTGGTTGTCGGTGTGCTGGCGCTCCTGGCCATAGGGTATGATACTGCCCGCTTTGACATACATGGGCATGGTGCGAAGGTCAATCCTCCGCTTGATCCACTGGCCCCGCGAGCGAATTCTTTTCTTGGTCCAAAAGTCCCACCACGTGCCGGCGGGCAAATAGAGGACGCGCCACGAGGTCTCTGCCAGCGGCTGCAGCACGGGTGCGATCAGCAAAGAGTCGCCGAATAGGTACTGATCCTCAATGTGCCAGACGTTGCGGTCCTCGGGATAGTCGATGACGAGCGCGCGAACCATGGGCTTTCCGGTGGCCGAGCACTTTCTGGCCTGGTCATAGATGTAGGGCAGAAGACGATAGCGCAGGGTAGCATACTGCCGGAAGATTTCCTCTGCTTCGCCGCCAAAAGTCCACGGTTCGCGAGGGTTGTCATTTCCCGCGCCGTGACAGCGGGCATGGCTGGAAAAGAGCCCGAATTGCGCCCAGCGCACGTACAATTCCGGGTCGGGCCTGCCTATGAAGCCACCAATGTCATGCGAAAAAAACGGAAACCCTGAAAGGCCCATGCTTAGAGCGCCCCGCACCGTGCCCGCAAGCCCAAAGAAGCTGCACTGGCTATCGCCTCCCCAGTGTACGGGATATCGCTGGCTACCTGCTGTACCGCTGCGCGCCCAGATGATCCACTCTCCGGTCACCTCGTGCACCGCCTGAGCGATGGCAGCGGCATAGACCAGCGAGTAAAGGTTATGAAAACGCCGGCCGGCAATGCGCGCGTAGACCGCCTCCTCCGGGATACCCTCTCCAAAATCCACTTTGATGGTTGAGGCCCCCATGTGCAACAGCCCCTTGATCTGCGCTGTGTACCACTCCACCGCCTCGGGGTTGGAAAAGTCGATGATCGCGTCATCCAGCCACGTCCCTTCCAGATGCGCAGGGTGGCGGAACACGTCTCCCTTGCGATCTTTCGCAAAATAGCCCCGCCGTACTCCCTCGATGTAGTTGGGATTGTTTGCCCGCGGTGGCACAAAATTGTACTGCCAGAGGCTGACGCGAAAACCCTGCCGCCGGAGTTGGGCCATGTGTCTCTCCGGCTCGGGGAAGCGCGTCGGTGAAAAACGCAGGTCGCAATTGAAATCCTCCTCGAACCAGTACGAGTCCAGATGCAGGACGTCGCACGGGATGCGTCGGGCGCGCAGGCCATCTGCGACCTCGTGGACCACGTCCCATGAGGTGTAGCTATTGCGGCTCATCCACAGACCAAAGCTCCACACGGGCGGCGTAGGGGCAAAGCCGGTCAGGGTACAGTAGCGCCGCAAAATATCGGCGGGGGTAGGTCCGTGAATGACAAAGTAATCCAGCTCTTCGTCCTCTACACCAAGGCCCAACGTAAAGGCCTCCATGGTGCCGATTTCCCACTCCAAGCGGGCGGTGCTGTTCACAAACAGTCCGTACCCTTGGGTGCACCAGAGAAACGGCACGTTGATGTAGCTCCGTGGCGTGCTGGTACCGATGGCGTCTTTGTTCCAAAAATCTACCGGCCTCCCTTTCCGCGCCACGTGCTCAAAGCGCTCGCCCAGCCCGTAGACCTCGTCCTGGCCGTGAAGCACGAAAGCGTCGAAGCAGGCATGCCGCCCCGGAAGTTCAGCCAAGGACATATCAAAAATGTCCGCGGTGAAGAGCTCGCTTTTCCGCTGCTGCCAGAAGAGTCGGCCTTGTGCGTCAGAGGCCCAAAGGCGAAAAGGTTCACGGTCGATGTGCAGGGTCATTGCTGGGGTTTGTGCATCCCACCCATTCGGGCGCTCGCGGACCTCCACAGGCACATGGGGCTCCGGCTTTCCGACGAGCATGCGCGCCTGGGGTGGCGGAAAGTCACCCTCCTCCACCCGGCTCCAGCCAAAGCGCACGCGGAACACCTCCGCCGACCAGAACGTGATCTCCACAGTGGTCTGTGGGGGCTCCCTGTGCTCTTTTTCCGCCAGCTGGTGCATGTGCGTCTCGTGCGTCCACACCGTGCGGTTGACAAGACTCCGGGACGCGCAACGTATGAGCAGGGTCTGCCCTTCGTGTTGCAGGGCCAGAACCTTGTGAAGACGATGAAACAGCACCTGCTCCCCACGCTTGAATGCCATTGGGCCGCGGAGTTGTGCTGCATCGCCTGCGACAGTTGGGGTACTGTGCCGAACCGGCATCTTGCGACCTCTCCTCCTTGCCTTTTCCACGTTCGCGAAACCCCTACCCACTACGGCTCACCGCCGGGTGAGTTCATGCAACTCAAAAAGTTTCGGTATCGGGTCTTTGAAGCCGAGGGGCGAGTACTCGCCGGTGCCCGGATTGAGCTCGTACCTTGCAAAGTCTCGGTGAACGATGCGCTCGACCATCTCAATCCAGCGATCGATATCCTCCTTGCACGTGTAGCAGCCAAAGCTTGCACGGACCATGCCGGGCAGGGTACTGCGGTCCCCGCTCAGTACCTTCAGGCGCCACCCCTCTGCCTCGGCGCGGCTCAGTCCCAGAAGGTGTACCACGTAGGGATGGGCG
Proteins encoded:
- a CDS encoding DUF4968 domain-containing protein codes for the protein MPVRHSTPTVAGDAAQLRGPMAFKRGEQVLFHRLHKVLALQHEGQTLLIRCASRSLVNRTVWTHETHMHQLAEKEHREPPQTTVEITFWSAEVFRVRFGWSRVEEGDFPPPQARMLVGKPEPHVPVEVRERPNGWDAQTPAMTLHIDREPFRLWASDAQGRLFWQQRKSELFTADIFDMSLAELPGRHACFDAFVLHGQDEVYGLGERFEHVARKGRPVDFWNKDAIGTSTPRSYINVPFLWCTQGYGLFVNSTARLEWEIGTMEAFTLGLGVEDEELDYFVIHGPTPADILRRYCTLTGFAPTPPVWSFGLWMSRNSYTSWDVVHEVADGLRARRIPCDVLHLDSYWFEEDFNCDLRFSPTRFPEPERHMAQLRRQGFRVSLWQYNFVPPRANNPNYIEGVRRGYFAKDRKGDVFRHPAHLEGTWLDDAIIDFSNPEAVEWYTAQIKGLLHMGASTIKVDFGEGIPEEAVYARIAGRRFHNLYSLVYAAAIAQAVHEVTGEWIIWARSGTAGSQRYPVHWGGDSQCSFFGLAGTVRGALSMGLSGFPFFSHDIGGFIGRPDPELYVRWAQFGLFSSHARCHGAGNDNPREPWTFGGEAEEIFRQYATLRYRLLPYIYDQARKCSATGKPMVRALVIDYPEDRNVWHIEDQYLFGDSLLIAPVLQPLAETSWRVLYLPAGTWWDFWTKKRIRSRGQWIKRRIDLRTMPMYVKAGSIIPYGQERQHTDNQVGPVVLLEVYGGADGRLEYDDGEKQATVTYRQGRVQVTGLRPRPKVKLYV